A portion of the Vicia villosa cultivar HV-30 ecotype Madison, WI unplaced genomic scaffold, Vvil1.0 ctg.003006F_1_1, whole genome shotgun sequence genome contains these proteins:
- the LOC131640226 gene encoding uncharacterized protein LOC131640226: protein MFNKESIFGVYKVGYDLNGERMPELRSGARRSKRLGDLQPGPVPVDQGENWVQPEPNRCRRRIGGGRGGNATGLGKGSSPAVPIRRPTAGRGHRARLIDLDPEPCEVLPDPVAFGTCS from the exons ATGTTTAATAAAG AGTCTATTTTTGGGGTCTATAAGGTGGGCTATGATTTGAATGGGGAGAGGATGCCAGAGTTGAGAAGTGGAGCCAGAAGGTCAAAGCGACTTGGAGATCTTCAGCCTGGTCCTGTACCTGTTGATCAAGGAGAAAATTGGGTACAGCCTGAACCGAACAGATGTAGGAGGAGAATTGGTGGTGGAAGAGGTGGTAATGCTACAGGTTTAGGTAAAGGGTCTTCACCAGCTGTTCCCATTAGGCGACCTACAGCTGGTAGAGGCCACAGAGCAAGATTGATTGATTTGGATCCTGAGCCTTGTGAGGTCCTTCCTGATCCTGTTGCATTTGGAACCTGTAGCTAA